The following are from one region of the Sorghum bicolor cultivar BTx623 chromosome 2, Sorghum_bicolor_NCBIv3, whole genome shotgun sequence genome:
- the LOC8077226 gene encoding DNA mismatch repair protein MLH3 — MQTIKRLPKSVHSSLRSSVILSDLPRVIEELIYNSIDANASKIDIAVNIRACYVKVEDDGCGITRDELVLLGEKYTTSKFHNVMVNEELSSRSFGRNGEALASLSDISVVEVRTKARGRPNSYCKIIKGSKCLHLGIDDKREVVGTTVVVQELFYNQPVRRKQIQSNEKRELHHVKKCVLQIALIHPQISLRLLDIDSEDELLYTAFSSSPLPLISKFFGDDVSRCLHEITASDQGWVLSGHISGPADVFCTKDVQYLYINSRFVNRNPIHNMLNNLASSFQSSIISENEEDVQSRKRQKTDIYPAFILNFYCPRSSYDLHFEPTKTIVEFKDWRTVLVFCEQTVTNYWKKHQLQSPKADGDGGCADGTHVPQKNHVKLDKGLLKDHNVQNEKEYADFENTQHRNAVRDTNSDMSSTRATRNSGCFSFVMEPSIQNVCFSGRITNSFCLNDNVASIDYKLGYKQMHSPGNGSCMWLDDGSSQLDDDISSVNPTCWKRQRTEGIFHEYAYSGNLGMLEDVPTEVFFAHKQESELIGPEVEIPESCFRVLNRPNGTTPDFVQNKTSLKAQTSGWDGLYDKFDKLNGDRLFNETTETITDISYPKMLQFSNGFYHDDGSTSRGSCRVLRKFSASKKLGTAAGCVEGLEADANQMNFPDIHALWNSDLIDRSSIKDTLNHFPHPSLLADTPCSHPRTLHTLYRKSDKCFRSWNCDNVDSNVRFDVDRFSNDSSTIFEGIKHFNNFDNEIHPLNYFNNKCGSTDQLGSEEDLITWKSKFDMRLSVNISPERSDNGRNLNVPSSNMANGSLLTQNLLNQHNSGLNQRPRTSKGRFRSQSAPPFYRGKLKFSRLNVPLSKPSTDSDKDICINNPEENPPAPAPAPVDISCMSSTQPVPETDSSGFLDLNFSSNIFVKMSEVACSDGIEDSTAQITKWRDDPVQHTALNSSMHGPFGCYDDILSISSGTLHLSCSSLIPECVDKNCFEEARVLLQLDKKFIPVISGETILLVDQHAADERIRLEDLRSKVLSEEGHGVSYLDSEEELSLPETGFQLFQKYAEQIQKWGWIISSGSNSSESFKKNMNVLKRQVRLVTLVAVPCILGVKLTGKDLMEFIWQLDETDGSSDIPPAVLRILNFKACRGAIMFGDSLLPSECCLIIEELKATSLCFQCAHGRPTTAPILNVTALHEELARLQTLSGTQAETWHGLGHHEPSLERAQMRLERVRKLRRCL; from the exons ATGCAGACCATAAAGCGCTTGCCGAAGAGTGTCCATAGTTCCTTGCGCTCAAGTGTTATTCTGTCTGACCTGCCAAGGGTTATTGAGGAGTTGATATATAATAGCATTGATGCGAACGCGAGTAAG ATTGACATCGCAGTAAACATCAGAGCTTGTTATGTAAAAGTGGAAGATGATG GTTGTGGTATTACACGAGATGAATTGGTTCTTTTGGGAGAAAAATATA CAACATCCAAATTTCATAATGTGATGGTCAACGAGGAGCTTAGTTCCAGAAGTTTTGGACGAAATGGAGAAGCACTCGCATCACTTTCTGATATCTCTGTGGTTGAAGTCAGGACGAAAGCTCGTGGGCGACCAAATTCATATTGCAAGATAATAAAG GGATCTAAATGCTTACATCTGGGGATAGATGACAAGAGGGAAGTTGTCGGCACCACTG TTGTTGTTCAGGAGCTTTTTTACAACCAACCAGTACGGAGGAAACAAATACAATCTAA CGAGAAAAGAGAACTACATCATGTGAAGAAGTGTGTCCTGCAAATTGCACTTATTCATCCACAGATTTCACTGAGACTCCTTGATATTGACAG TGAAGATGAGTTGCTATACACAGCTTTTTCTTCATCCcctttgcctctcatatcaaaaTTTTTTGGGGATGATGTCTCCAGATGTCTCCATGAGATAACTGCCTCCGACCAGGGTTGGGTTCTTTCAGGTCACATATCTGGACCTGCAGATGTGTTTTGTACGAAG GATGTCCAGTACTTAT ATATCAACTCAAGGTTCGTGAATAGGAACCCGATTCATAATATGCTCAATAATCTGGCATCTAGTTTTCAATCTTCTATTATAAGCGAGAATGAAGAAGATGTTCAGAGCAGGAAGAGGCAGAAGACTGATATCTACCCTGCTTTTATACTAAACTTTTACTGCCCTAGATCCAGCTATGATCTACATTTTGAGCCTacaaaaaccattgtggaatTCAAG GATTGGCGAACTGTCTTGGTTTTCTGTGAACAAACTGTCACAAACTACTGGAAGAAGCATCAACTGCAATCACCAAAAG CAGATGGAGATGGAGGTTGTGCTGATGGTACCCATGTGCCTCAGAAAAATCATG TGAAATTGGATAAGGGCCTCCTGAAAGATCATAATGTGCAGAACGAGAAAGAGTACGCTGACTTCGAAAACACTCAGCATAGGAATGCAGTCAGAGACACCAACAGTGATATGAGTTCCACAAGAGCAACAAGAAATTCAGGCTGCTTTTCTTTTGTTATGGAACCATCCATTCAAAATGTCTGTTTCTCTGGAAGGATCACTAATTCGTTCTGCCTGAATGACAATGTTGCCAGTATTGATTACAAGTTAGGGTATAAGCAAATGCATTCTCCTGGAAATGGCAGTTGTATGTGGTTAGATGATGGCTCTTCCCAGTTAGATGATGACATTTCAAGTGTTAACCCAACTTGTTGGAAAAGGCAAAGGACAGAAGGTATATTCCATGAGTATGCATATTCTGGTAATCTTGGAATGCTGGAAGATGTGCCAACTGAAGTTTTTTTTGCTCACAAACAAGAGTCTGAGCTGATTGGTCCAGAAGTTGAAATACCAGAATCTTGCTTCAGGGTTCTCAATAGGCCAAATGGAACGACACCTGATTTTGTGCAAAATAAAACCAGCTTAAAGGCACAAACCTCAGGCTGGGATGGATTATATGACAAGTTTGATAAATTAAATGGGGATCGCTTATTCAATGAAACTACAGAAACAATCACTGATATTTCTTACCCAAAGATGTTACAGTTCAGTAATGGATTTTATCATGATGATGGTAGCACTTCCAGGGGCTCCTGTAGAGTTTTGAGAAAGTTCAGCGCCAGTAAGAAGTTGGGGACTGCAGCTGGATGTGTTGAAGGGTTAGAGGCTGATGCTAACCAGATGAATTTCCCTGATATTCATGCTCTGTGGAACAGTGACTTGATAGATAGGTCCTCCATCAAGGATACTTTAAATCATTTTCCTCATCCATCCTTGTTGGCTGATACACCTTGCAGTCATCCAAGGACCTTGCACACACTTTACAGGAAATCAGATAAATGCTTTCGTTCTTGGAACTGTGATAATGTTGACAGCAATGTTAGATTTGATGTGGACAGATTTAGCAATGATTCATCTACAATATTTGAAGGAATTAAACATTTCAATAACTTTGACAATGAAATACATCCGCTTAATTACTTCAATAATAAGTGTGGTTCAACCGACCAGCTTGGTTCTGAAGAAGACCTGATAACTTGGAAATCAAAATTTGACATGAGGTTGTCAGTCAATATTTCTCCTGAGAGAAGTGATAATGGTCGCAATTTGAATGTTCCTTCTTCGAATATGGCAAATGGCAGCCTGCTTACTCAAAATCTGCTGAATCAACACAACTCTGGACTAAATCAGAGACCCAGGACTTCCAAGGGTAGATTTAGGAGTCaatctgctccaccattttatAGAGGGAAACTGAAATTCTCTAGATTAAATGTGCCACTGAGCAAACCAAGCACAGATAGCGATAAAGATATCTGCATCAATAACCCCGAAG AAAAtccacctgcacctgcacctgcacctgtGGATATCTCATGTATGAGTTCAACACAGCCTGTTCCTGAGACTGATAGCAGTGGATTTCTGGACCTAAATTTCAG CTCGaacatatttgtgaaaatgtctGAAGTTGCATGTTCTGACGGGATTGAGGACTCCACTGCTCAAATAACTAAATGGCGAGATGACCCTGTCCAGCATACA GCTTTGAACTCGTCAATGCATGGTCCTTTTGGATGCTACGATGATATACTTAGCATTTCTTCTGGGACCTTACATCTCTCTTGTAGTTCGCTAATTCCTGAATGTGTTGACAAGAACTGCTTTGAGGAGGCAAGGGTTTTGTTGCAGCTGGACAAGAAATTTATTCCTGTCATATCTGGGGAAACTATCCTCCTTGTCGATCAG CATGCAGCTGATGAAAGGATACGTTTAGAGGACCTCCGTAGCAAG GTTTTATCAGAAGAAGGACATGGAGTTAGTTACTTGGACTCTGAGGAAGAATTG TCTCTCCCTGAGACTGGGTTTCAACTGTTCCAGAAGTATGCTGAGCAGATTCAGAAATGGGGGTGGATCATCAGCAGCGGGAGCAATTCGTCTGAATCATTCAAAAA GAACATGAACGTTCTGAAGAGACAAGTCCGTCTTGTTACTCTTGTTGCT GTTCCATGTATTTTGGGTGTCAAATTGACTGGGAAAGATCTCATGGAGTTTATTTGGCAG CTTGATGAGACTGATGGATCGTCAGATATCCCCCCAGCAGTTCTCCGTATTCTTAACTTCAAAGCTTGCAGAG GAGCGATCATGTTTGGCGACTCCTTACTACCATCTGAGTGCTGTCTGATTATTGAAGAACTGAAAGCAACATCTCTATGCTTCCAG TGTGCTCATGGGCGCCCAACCACTGCGCCCATCTTGAACGTCACAGCCCTCCACGAGGAGCTGGCGAGGCTCCAAACGCTGAGTGGAACGCAAGCAGAGACCTGGCACGGCTTGGGGCACCATGAACCCAGCCTTGAGCGTGCTCAGATGCGCCTCGAACGAGTGAGAAAGCTACGCCGTTGCCTGTAG